A region of the Sideroxydans lithotrophicus ES-1 genome:
CGACCGTCTGTCCTTGGCAAGCCAGCGGAAGCTGCAACTGGCCGGTTCCGGCTTCCAACTCCATCAATAACATCGATGACTTGTGGCATGCCGCTGTAGACGGGCGCGGCACCTACTTCAGCGCTGCCAACCCCTCCGACCTGGCAACCGCCCTTTCCAGAGCCCTGGCAGGCGTATCCGCCCGCACCGGCTCGGCAGCGGCAGCCACGACCAGTAATGCGTTCGTGACTCAGGGTGACAACTTCCTGTTCCGTTCGACCTTCGTCTCGCAACAATGGACGGGCGAACTGATACGCCAGCAACTGGATGTCACCACCGGCGCAGTCCTTCCTGCCATCGACTGGTCAGCGCAGGCTCTGCTGGATGCCAATGCCGCGCGCAACATCTATTTCTTCGATGCAAGTGCGACCAACAAACTGTCGTCTTTCACGCTGGCTAATCTGACCACAGCTGGTCTGAACAGCAATTTCATCCTGCCGCATATCGCATCGCTCAGCCAACTGTGTGCGGTCGGAGCCACTTGCCTGGCTAGCTGGACACCCAGCACCTTCTATACGGCAGGCGATGTATATCGGAACGGCACGACCTGGTACCAAGTCAATACGGCATACACATCAGGAGCCACCTTTGGTGCCCTTGATACCACCAATAGCACCGTGACGTCAGGCATCGAGGGACTCAACCTGGTGGCCTTCCTCAAGGGAGACCGCACCTACGAGGGTGCGTCCACCGACACCCTCACTGGCAAATACTATCGCCAGCGCAACCATGTGATGGGTGACATCGTGAGCTCCGAATCCAACTATGTGAAAGCTGCCCTGTCACCGTTCTATGGTGACCCCGGTTACAAGACTGGCACCAGCAACTTCGTCACTGCCATGGCGGACAGGCAAGCCATGGTGTATGTCGGCGGCAACGACGGCATGTTGCATGCATTCTATGCAGCAACAGACATGATGAGCAGCACGACAGGTCATGTCGTCTCGACCGGGGGCATCAACGTGAATGGCGGCGACGAGGCGTGGGCCTTCATTCCCACTGCGGTCATTCCCAACCTCTACAAGCTTGCCGACAAGAATTACCCTCTCCAGCACCAATATTACGTGGACGGTTCGCCAGTCACTGCCGATATCTGCATAAGCAATTGCACCAGCAACACTGCTGCCGTCTGGAAAACGATACTGGTAGGTGGACTGAATGGCGGCGGCACAAGCTACTATGCGCTGGACATCACCAATCCGGCCCACCCCATCGCATTGTGGCAGTTCACAGATGCCAACATGGGATACACCTATGGCAACCCCAAGGTTGTCAAATTGAAGACCGGGGAATGGGTGGTGTTGTTCACCTCGGGTTATAACAATACCGCTGGCGATGGACAAGGTTACCTGTATGTGGTCGATGCCTACACCGGCACACTGGTCACCTCGGTCAACGGCACGGGCATCATCGGCACCGGCGTTGGCAGCGTGGCAACGCCCAGCGGCCTCGGCAAACTCGATGCTCCGTTGGTCTCTCCCGGTGTCGATGCAACTGCCACGGCAGTCTACGCCGGAGACATGCTCGGCAACCTGTGGCGATTCGATATCAACGGCGATCTTGGTGCTGCAGGATATGACGCTCAGCTGTTGGCCACGCTGCAAGGTCCTTCCCCTGCCGGCAACATACAACCGATCACGACCAAGCCGTTATTGTCCCTGGTCAATAACACTGTTGTGATTTTTGTAGGCACAGGTCGCTACCTGGGCTCCACGGACCTGAGCGATACCAGCCAACAGTCCTTCTATGCCATCAAGGACACTTACCCGGCCGGTACGACACCCAGTGTCGCGATCTTTGGCAACCCGAGAACGCAGGGCACATTCGTGCAGCAGACGCAAACTTCGACGACCTGCCCTGTAGGAACTGCTGCGACGATCTGTACCTCGGGCCAAAGCGTGGTCGTCACCAGCAACAATGCCGTAAGTTTCTCCAGCAATGGAGGCTGGTACTTCGACTTCCCGCTGGCGGGAGAGCGAGTGAATGTCGACCCTGCGATCATCGATCAGACATTGGTCATCAACTCCAACGTACCCAATGCCAGTTCCTGCTCCGTGGGCGGCGACAGCTTCCAGTATCAATTGAATTACCTGACTGGCGGTTCAGTCTCCTCGTCACCCACAGGGGTCATCGCGACAAAACTCGGCAACGAGCTGACCACGCGCCCGGTGGTTGCGACACTGCTGGATGGCACTAACAAGGCTTACTCACAGGGTTCAGGCGGCGGCACACCTAACGAAAGCTCTGTCTGGAGCAACAAGGGCAATAACAACAATACGACTGCCACAGGAGTTCCCACCCGTAAATCCTGGCGAGAACTGATCCAGCAGTAAAGTTTTCAGATGGTTGAAGTATGCTGCGGCGCCCTCAGGGCGCCGCAGTTCTTTATGCGAAACTAAATGTTTGGGTTGAGCGCTTTCGGTAACGGGAATACCACGTTCTCCCGGATACCGTCCATCTCGCGCACGCTGGCCGCACCCAGTTCTTTCAAACGCGCGATGACCTCCTGCACCAGCACTTCCGGGGCTGATGCACCCGCTGTGATGCCCACGCGCTGTTTTCCTTGCAACCATTCCGGCTTGAGTTCGCTTGCGTTATCGACCAGATAGGCCGGGACGTTGAGGTTGCGTGCCACTTCGCGCAGGCGGTTGGAATTGGAACTGTTCGGCGAACCGACCACGATGACGAGGTCGCATTGGCCGGCCAGCAATTTCACCGAATCCTGGCGGTTCTGCGTGGCATAACATATATCGTCCTTTTTAGGACCGGTGATGAACGGGAAGCGCGTTTTCAAAGCGGCGATGATGCTGCTGGCATCGTCCACGGACAGGGTGGTCTGCGTCACATAGGAAAGATTCTGCTCATCCTGCACTTGCAGCGTCTGCACGTCGGCCGGTGTTTCGACCAGATACATGCCACCGTTGCTCTGCCCCATCGTGCCTTCCACCTCTGGATGCCCCTTGTGGCCGATCATCACGATCTCCCTACCCTGCTGGCGCATGCGCGAGAC
Encoded here:
- the ispH gene encoding 4-hydroxy-3-methylbut-2-enyl diphosphate reductase, whose translation is MELLLANPRGFCAGVDRAIEIVERALALHGAPIYVRHEVVHNKFVVDSLIAKGAIFIEDLKDVPSGSILIFSAHGVPQSVRREAEARGLTVFDATCPLVTKVHIEVSRMRQQGREIVMIGHKGHPEVEGTMGQSNGGMYLVETPADVQTLQVQDEQNLSYVTQTTLSVDDASSIIAALKTRFPFITGPKKDDICYATQNRQDSVKLLAGQCDLVIVVGSPNSSNSNRLREVARNLNVPAYLVDNASELKPEWLQGKQRVGITAGASAPEVLVQEVIARLKELGAASVREMDGIRENVVFPLPKALNPNI